In the Deferribacter desulfuricans SSM1 genome, TTCTACTGCTGTGGGGGAAGAAGTTGCTATCCCCCACGCAAAACTGGCTAATTTAGATGACATAAAAATGATTATAGCCATATCTAAAGTTGGACAAGATTTTCAAGCTGTAGATAATTTGCCTGTAAAACTATTTTTTGTGGTAATAGCTCCTGCAAATAAGATGCAATTACACCTTAAGGCATTGGCAAGAATATCGAGATTAGTAAAAATGACTGATTTCAAAAAGAGAGCATTAGAACAAGATTCTGCTAAAAAAGTTATAGATATTTTAGTTGAAGAGGAAAATAAATTGTAATGAAATCTATACCGGTTTCAGAGTTATTAGCACCGGAAGCTGAAGGTTTAAAATTAAAGCTTATTTATGGTAAGAAACATATACATGAAAAATTTATAAATAACCATAGGATTCAAAAACCTGGGTTAGGTTTAGCTGGATATACTGATCATATTCATGAGGGTAGAGTCCAAATATTAGGAAATACTGAAATTTCTTATTTAAATACCTTGCATTTAAAGCAAAGGTATAATGCGATATTGGGTTTATGTAAAAAAAATATTTCTTGTTTTGTGGTGACAAAAAATCAGCATATCCCAAAAGTTGTTATAGATGCATGCAAAGAATGTTCTATCCCAATTCTTAAAACTCCTTTAAAAAGTTCTGTGGCTATTAGTGAAATTTCTTCTTATTTAGAGGAAAAGCTAGCTCCTACTACAAACGTTCATGGTGTGTTAGTGGATGTACATGGCGTTGGTGTTTTGATAATGGGGAGAAGTGGTATAGGTAAAAGTGAATGTGCGTTAGAACTTGTAAAAAGAGGCCACCGATTGGTAGCTGATGATGTTGTGATTATAAAGAGGAAGCAGGATTTTTTGGTGGGTTTTGGTGATGATTTGTTGGTAAATCATTTGGAAGTTAGAGGGTTGGGGATATTGAATATAAAAGAGATGTATGGTATTGGCTCAATAAGATTAAGGAAAAAAGTAGAAGTAGTTGTTAAGTTGATTGATTGGGATAAAGAAGGTGATTACGATAGATTAGGTATTGATAAAAATACATTTAATTTGCTTGATGTAGAATTACCTTTATTAAATATTCCTGTTTCACCGGGTAGAAATATTGCAATAATTGTAGAGGCTGCAGCAAGAAATCATTTGTTAAAACTTATGGGTTTTGATGCTGCTGTGGAACTAAATGAAAAGATAAACAAAGCTATAAAGGAAAAACAGGCTAAATTAATGAAAAATGTTTTCTATAAAAAAGGGGTTGAATGAATAAAGATCATTCTGTTGTTATTATTACTGGGTTATCGGGAGCAGGGAAATCAACAGCTGCTAAGGCTTTTGAAGATTTAGGTTTTTACACTGTAGATAATTTGCCTATTTTTTTGGGTGAGAAGTTTTTCCAATTTGCATTTGATTTTAATATTGAAATACCTAAAGTTGCTCTGGTTATAGATGTAAGAAACAAAGATTTTGATAAAGCTTTTGATTTCATAAAAAATATTAAAGATAAATATAATGCTAAGTTACTTTTCTTAGATGCTGATGATTCAATTTTAGTTAATCGTTTTAAAGAGACTAGAAGGAAACACCCTTTAGGTGATGATTTAATTGTATCAATTCAAAAAGAAAGGGAACTTTTAAAGAAAATAAAAGACTTGTCTGATTTTGTGATAGACACTACAAGATTTAATGTGAATGAACTTTCAAGTAATATTTATGAAATGTTTTCAAAGTTTTTTGAAACTTCTTTTACAATAATTATTCAATCGTTTGGTTTTAAATATGGTTTACCAACAGAATCTGATATGGTTTTTGATGTAAGATTTTTAAAAAATCCTCATTATATAGAAGAGTTGAGACCTTTAACAGGTCTTGATAAGAGGATAAAAGATTATGTGTTTAAAGATAAAAGGAGTAGAAAATTCTTAGTTAAAATAAAATCACTTTTAAATTTTTTGATTCCAAACTATATTAAAGAGGGTAAGAGGTTTTTGACTATATCAATAGGGTGTACAGGTGGGAAACATAGATCTGTTGTAATTGCGGAGTTTATTTATGAATATATTAAGAAAAGAACAGATATTAATGTCAAAATTAAACATAGAGATATAGAAAGGTGAAAAGATGATTGGAATTGTTCTTTTAACACACGGTTCATTAGGTTTGGCACTATTAAAGACAGCTGAGATGATTCTTGGAAAAAAAGATAGAGTTGAGATACTGCCAGTGCAAAGTGGTTCATCTTTAAATGATATAGCGGAAATATTGGAAGAGTATATTATCAAATATAGAGAATCTGGGCTTTTGATTTTAACAGATATGTTTGGTGGTAGCCCCACAAATATTGCAATGGCATATATGAATGAAGATAATGTTGATGTGGTGACTGGAGTTAATCTTCCTATGTTGATTAAGGCTTTGACTTTAAGAGAAGAGAATAACGATGTTACTGACATTGCAAAGAAGATTGTTGAGAGGGGTAAAGACAGCATAAAAAGGCCAGGTGATTTATTAAATGGTTAAACGTATAATTTTTAGAGTTGATGATAGACTTATACATGGGCAAGTTATAGAGGGGTGGATAAAATATTATAAAATTAAAAACGTAATAATAGTGAGTGATAATATATGTAACGATATGTTGAAGAAAACCATTTATTCAAGTATAACGCCAAGCGATGTTAAATTAGATTTTAAATGCAAAGATGAATTTAAAAAGAGTTTTGACCCATCACAAATAAATGATTCATTACTAGTGCTTTTTGAAGATGTGGCAACACTTTATAGCTTAAAAGATATTTTAAATGATGATATATATATCAATATAGGCTGTGTTGCTAATAGAAAACATAAAATAGAGGTTTCTGATACAGTGTTTCTGACAAAAGATGAAATAAGTATGCTTTGTGAGCTTAGACAAAATTATATGATTTATATTAAAAAGTTACCATGGGAAACAAGTGTTGATATAAATAATTTTGATAAGTTGTTATGATGAAATATTTTTTAATGTTATTAATTTCTGGATTAATATCTGTAGATAGAAACTCTGCTTTAAACTTGATGATTTCAAGACCTATCTTTATTGCGATGTTTATTGGGCTGCTTTTTGGTAATTTTTACACTATTTTCTTAGTGGGAATCTTATTTGAGTTAATTGGTTTAATAGACTTACCCGTTGGTACTCATATCCCAAGAGATGATTCTTTTATGACTTATGTGGCTTGTTTAGTCTTGACTTATATAAACGTTGATAATGTATATAAGCTTTTTATACTAATAACATTAGTAATAATTTTTTCATTCCCAGTTACTTTTACTGATTTAATTGTGAGAAAAATCAATCAGAATATATATTTAAAAAATAGAGTTAAAGGTTATAATTTCCCAATATCTAAAGTTATATCATGGGGAGTGATTTTATCTTTTTTCAGAGGGGTAATAATTTATAATGCGATATTCTTTTTAGTATATTATATTTATACTCAAATAGTTTCTATTAATATTAAATTTTCTTTTGATAAAGATTTAAATAGCTTTTTGATTTTGATTATTTGTTTTGCATCTGGTTATTTGATTAGATTTTTAAGTTTCAAGAGTGTTGTTAAATATTTGATATTTACATTAGGTATTATTATGGGTTGGTTTTTGATATGAAAAAGATAAAAAGAGTTTTGAAAAGTTTATTTTATCAGGGGAATTGGAATTACGAAAATATGCAAGGGACTGGTTTTGCATATATGTTGGAGGAGATAAATAAAGAGGAATCCTTCAATATACCAGATAAAGTTATAAAAAAAGAGATAAATTACTTTAATACGCACCCGTTTTTGTTAATGTTTGTTGTTGGTGTTTGGTTTAGAGAGTTCTTAGATAAAGGTGACCCTGAACAGTATAAAAAGATTTATTCGTCAGCTTTTGGGGCATTAGGGGATAGTTTTTTTTGGCATGCATTAAGACCAGCATCTTTTGTTATAGCTGTTGTTTTAGCATTTTATAACCCTTTGTTTGCAATTATTTTATATCTGTTCTTTTTTAATTTCTTTCATTTTTTCTTTTTGTTTAGGGGTTTTGATATAGGATTTAGCTATGGTAAAGAAACTATTCAATGGTTTAATAAAATATTATTTAATAAGTGGTCGAGTTATTTTGATATTTTTACTTCTTTTATGTTGGGAATTATTATTGTTTTAATTATTCATAAAAGTGGGTTTGAAAACAATATTACTATTTATGCTTTAAGTTTTGGATTTTTTCTAGCGGGTACAATTTTAGCTAAAAAAATAGATATAATATATAGTGTTGTTGTAGCTATGTTGATTGTATTAATATTAAAAGTATCTTTTGGGGTGTGAGATGGCTGAGATTAAAGAGATGGAAGTTGAAATATTAAATGAATTAGGGATGCATGCAAGAGCAGCTGCTTCATTTGTTAAAGAAGCTGCTAAGTATAACTCAAATATTTTTATTGAAAAGGACGGGTTAGAAGTTAATGGTAAAAGTATTATGGGTATTTTAATGC is a window encoding:
- a CDS encoding PTS system mannose/fructose/sorbose family transporter subunit IID, whose product is MKKIKRVLKSLFYQGNWNYENMQGTGFAYMLEEINKEESFNIPDKVIKKEINYFNTHPFLLMFVVGVWFREFLDKGDPEQYKKIYSSAFGALGDSFFWHALRPASFVIAVVLAFYNPLFAIILYLFFFNFFHFFFLFRGFDIGFSYGKETIQWFNKILFNKWSSYFDIFTSFMLGIIIVLIIHKSGFENNITIYALSFGFFLAGTILAKKIDIIYSVVVAMLIVLILKVSFGV
- a CDS encoding PTS sugar transporter subunit IIA → MIGIVLLTHGSLGLALLKTAEMILGKKDRVEILPVQSGSSLNDIAEILEEYIIKYRESGLLILTDMFGGSPTNIAMAYMNEDNVDVVTGVNLPMLIKALTLREENNDVTDIAKKIVERGKDSIKRPGDLLNG
- the rapZ gene encoding RNase adapter RapZ, encoding MNKDHSVVIITGLSGAGKSTAAKAFEDLGFYTVDNLPIFLGEKFFQFAFDFNIEIPKVALVIDVRNKDFDKAFDFIKNIKDKYNAKLLFLDADDSILVNRFKETRRKHPLGDDLIVSIQKERELLKKIKDLSDFVIDTTRFNVNELSSNIYEMFSKFFETSFTIIIQSFGFKYGLPTESDMVFDVRFLKNPHYIEELRPLTGLDKRIKDYVFKDKRSRKFLVKIKSLLNFLIPNYIKEGKRFLTISIGCTGGKHRSVVIAEFIYEYIKKRTDINVKIKHRDIER
- a CDS encoding PTS sugar transporter subunit IIA produces the protein MKISDYVDEKHVIFIDEKLDKDALLKLFAEKFRELDAISDSQAIFEALYERELLSSTAVGEEVAIPHAKLANLDDIKMIIAISKVGQDFQAVDNLPVKLFFVVIAPANKMQLHLKALARISRLVKMTDFKKRALEQDSAKKVIDILVEEENKL
- a CDS encoding PTS sugar transporter subunit IIC codes for the protein MKYFLMLLISGLISVDRNSALNLMISRPIFIAMFIGLLFGNFYTIFLVGILFELIGLIDLPVGTHIPRDDSFMTYVACLVLTYINVDNVYKLFILITLVIIFSFPVTFTDLIVRKINQNIYLKNRVKGYNFPISKVISWGVILSFFRGVIIYNAIFFLVYYIYTQIVSINIKFSFDKDLNSFLILIICFASGYLIRFLSFKSVVKYLIFTLGIIMGWFLI
- a CDS encoding HPr family phosphocarrier protein yields the protein MAEIKEMEVEILNELGMHARAAASFVKEAAKYNSNIFIEKDGLEVNGKSIMGILMLAAPKGSKVKIKAVGDDAEKALTELVNLVKNKFGEDK
- a CDS encoding PTS system mannose/fructose/N-acetylgalactosamine-transporter subunit IIB, giving the protein MVKRIIFRVDDRLIHGQVIEGWIKYYKIKNVIIVSDNICNDMLKKTIYSSITPSDVKLDFKCKDEFKKSFDPSQINDSLLVLFEDVATLYSLKDILNDDIYINIGCVANRKHKIEVSDTVFLTKDEISMLCELRQNYMIYIKKLPWETSVDINNFDKLL
- the hprK gene encoding HPr(Ser) kinase/phosphatase, which codes for MKSIPVSELLAPEAEGLKLKLIYGKKHIHEKFINNHRIQKPGLGLAGYTDHIHEGRVQILGNTEISYLNTLHLKQRYNAILGLCKKNISCFVVTKNQHIPKVVIDACKECSIPILKTPLKSSVAISEISSYLEEKLAPTTNVHGVLVDVHGVGVLIMGRSGIGKSECALELVKRGHRLVADDVVIIKRKQDFLVGFGDDLLVNHLEVRGLGILNIKEMYGIGSIRLRKKVEVVVKLIDWDKEGDYDRLGIDKNTFNLLDVELPLLNIPVSPGRNIAIIVEAAARNHLLKLMGFDAAVELNEKINKAIKEKQAKLMKNVFYKKGVE